A genomic stretch from Oleomonas cavernae includes:
- a CDS encoding WD40/YVTN/BNR-like repeat-containing protein yields MTLVLGLSMLVQSAALPAGAKDAGNYRIYPDNLFGVALGGQASVVSGYHGALFVSADGGRAWVQQDSGTDDLLRRVKRLPGGRFVAVSHRGAIMMSDTAGHGWRVVHTEAGQYLRDVAFADDQVGWAVGHNGLILRTTDGGNTWTPFGISDYKGRDLPRLSGVVALDKSHALAVGEFGVVASTSDGGATWKIVTEQVYPTLLDVAVAGSGGYAVGLNGTLLALSMSRAGEWTMKPLPSKTMQHLLSVALSADGSKGLIGGNGLLLTLGKSGFEPAMVVPTVPLSYLWVGGSRSARTVSRWRSARAA; encoded by the coding sequence TACCGCATCTACCCTGACAATCTGTTTGGTGTGGCGCTTGGCGGGCAGGCGAGTGTCGTCTCCGGCTACCATGGTGCACTGTTCGTCTCGGCGGATGGCGGGCGGGCGTGGGTGCAGCAGGACAGCGGAACTGATGATCTGCTGCGGCGGGTGAAACGGCTGCCGGGCGGGCGCTTCGTGGCGGTCAGCCACCGCGGCGCGATAATGATGAGCGACACCGCAGGGCATGGCTGGCGGGTGGTCCACACCGAAGCCGGGCAGTACCTGCGGGATGTTGCCTTCGCCGACGACCAGGTGGGCTGGGCTGTCGGCCACAATGGCCTGATCCTGCGAACGACTGATGGTGGGAATACTTGGACCCCCTTCGGCATCAGCGACTACAAGGGGCGGGACCTGCCGCGCTTGAGCGGCGTCGTGGCCCTGGATAAGAGCCACGCGCTCGCGGTGGGCGAGTTCGGCGTGGTGGCGTCGACGAGCGACGGTGGCGCCACCTGGAAGATCGTAACCGAGCAAGTCTATCCGACCCTGCTCGACGTGGCGGTGGCAGGCAGCGGCGGCTATGCCGTCGGCCTCAATGGGACGCTACTCGCCCTGTCGATGAGCCGCGCCGGCGAATGGACGATGAAGCCGCTGCCGTCCAAAACGATGCAGCACCTGCTGTCTGTTGCCTTGTCGGCAGACGGTTCCAAGGGCCTGATCGGCGGCAACGGCCTGCTGCTGACCCTGGGCAAGTCCGGCTTCGAGCCGGCCATGGTCGTGCCCACCGTGCCGCTGTCCTATCTGTGGGTCGGCGGGTCGCGATCGGCGCGGACGGTGTCGCGATGGCGGTCGGCCAGGGCGGCCTGA